One Pseudomonas brassicacearum genomic region harbors:
- the rfaP gene encoding lipopolysaccharide core heptose(I) kinase RfaP has protein sequence MKLMLAEPFKSLWVGRDAFAEVEALKGEVYRELEARRTLRTEVDGRGFFVKIHRGIGWGEIFKNLLTAKLPVLGAGQEWKAIQRLQEVGVPTMTAVAYGEKGSNPADQHSFIVTEELAPTVSLEDFSIDWVKQPPPPALKHALIAEVARMTGMMHRAGVNHRDCYICHFLLHTDKPVTPGDFKLSVIDLHRAQTRPAITTRWRNKDLAALYFSALDIGLTRRDKLRFLKGYFQQPLRRILAEEASLLSWLEGKANKLYARKQRYGDAL, from the coding sequence ATGAAGTTGATGCTGGCCGAACCGTTCAAGAGCCTTTGGGTCGGGCGCGATGCGTTCGCCGAAGTCGAAGCGCTCAAGGGCGAGGTCTATCGCGAACTGGAAGCCCGGCGCACCTTGCGCACGGAAGTGGACGGCCGCGGTTTTTTCGTGAAGATCCATCGCGGCATCGGTTGGGGCGAAATCTTCAAGAACCTGCTCACCGCCAAGTTGCCGGTACTCGGCGCGGGACAGGAATGGAAGGCCATCCAGCGCTTGCAGGAAGTCGGCGTGCCCACCATGACGGCTGTCGCATACGGTGAAAAGGGCAGCAATCCGGCGGACCAGCACTCGTTCATTGTCACCGAAGAGCTGGCGCCGACCGTCAGCCTCGAAGACTTCAGCATCGATTGGGTCAAGCAACCACCACCGCCGGCGCTCAAGCATGCCTTGATCGCCGAAGTCGCCCGTATGACTGGCATGATGCACCGTGCCGGCGTCAACCATCGTGACTGCTACATCTGCCACTTTTTGCTGCACACCGACAAGCCGGTGACGCCTGGGGATTTCAAGCTCTCGGTGATCGACCTGCACCGCGCCCAGACCCGCCCGGCCATCACCACTCGCTGGCGCAACAAGGACCTGGCGGCGTTGTATTTCTCGGCGCTGGACATTGGCCTGACCCGTCGCGACAAGCTGCGTTTCCTCAAGGGTTATTTCCAGCAGCCGCTGCGCCGGATTCTCGCCGAAGAGGCTTCGTTGCTGAGCTGGCTCGAAGGCAAGGCCAACAAACTGTATGCCCGCAAACAGCGGTACGGGGATGCGCTCTGA
- a CDS encoding lipopolysaccharide kinase InaA family protein — MSGWTLEPAYAELAQDFGSLEAVFALKGERLTRDPLSEVIRVQRNGVNYYVKRYVGAGKGLRRYLGKPRVKSEWQNLKRFAKWGIPTAEIVAWGLERNGAAYARGAMITRELPHTEDLSALADRHDSRLADRAWVDGVSRQLAGYTRTMHDHRFTHNDLKWRNLLIDDQSKLFLIDCPNGDFWRGFWLKYRITKDLACLDKVAKYHLSATQRLRFYLQYRQRDRLDACDKKRIRHVVRFFEGRE, encoded by the coding sequence ATGTCGGGTTGGACGCTGGAACCGGCCTACGCTGAGCTGGCGCAAGATTTCGGCAGTCTCGAAGCCGTGTTCGCCCTCAAGGGCGAGCGTCTGACGCGCGACCCGCTCTCAGAGGTGATCCGGGTGCAGCGCAATGGCGTGAATTATTACGTCAAGCGCTACGTCGGCGCCGGCAAGGGCTTGCGGCGCTACCTGGGCAAGCCGCGGGTCAAGTCCGAATGGCAGAACCTCAAGCGCTTCGCCAAATGGGGTATTCCCACGGCTGAAATCGTTGCCTGGGGCCTGGAGCGAAACGGCGCCGCCTATGCCCGTGGCGCGATGATCACCCGCGAGCTGCCTCACACCGAAGACCTCTCGGCCCTGGCTGATCGCCATGATTCAAGGCTGGCGGACCGGGCCTGGGTCGACGGAGTGAGCCGGCAACTGGCCGGTTACACCCGGACCATGCACGACCATCGCTTCACCCATAACGATCTGAAGTGGCGCAACCTGCTGATCGATGACCAGTCGAAGCTGTTCCTGATCGACTGCCCGAACGGTGATTTCTGGCGCGGTTTCTGGCTCAAGTACCGCATCACCAAAGACCTGGCGTGCCTGGACAAAGTGGCCAAGTACCACCTGTCGGCCACTCAACGCCTGCGTTTTTACCTGCAATACCGCCAGCGCGACCGGCTCGATGCGTGCGACAAGAAACGCATCCGTCACGTGGTGAGATTTTTCGAGGGGCGTGAATGA
- a CDS encoding lipopolysaccharide kinase InaA family protein, with amino-acid sequence MTDFLAAEDRALLQRHGLDSFEALWARQLDAVDEPNTLGDGWSSVFRLELEGQGYYLKRQSNYLTRTWSHPLGEPSFSREFRNISRYRQLGIPALQAVFYGQRKVDGEVRAILLTRALDGWDDLDSLLQRWPTLTAAQRTTVLNACGQLARRLHSKHQVHGCFYPKHIFLQATDGGYQAQLIDLEKTRPLLFGQRDRIKDLEPLLRRASIWSHDDVRQLLSSYLDQPLESGLVDSWMNRLTARRSHKEAR; translated from the coding sequence ATGACTGATTTTCTGGCCGCTGAAGACCGGGCGTTGCTGCAACGTCATGGCCTGGACAGCTTCGAGGCCCTTTGGGCGCGGCAATTGGACGCGGTGGATGAGCCCAATACCTTGGGCGACGGCTGGAGCAGCGTGTTTCGGCTGGAGCTGGAAGGGCAGGGTTATTACCTCAAGCGCCAGAGTAATTACCTGACCCGAACCTGGTCCCACCCTTTGGGTGAGCCGAGTTTTTCCCGGGAGTTTCGCAACATCAGTCGTTACCGTCAGTTGGGGATTCCGGCCCTGCAAGCGGTGTTCTATGGTCAGCGCAAGGTGGATGGCGAGGTGCGGGCGATCCTGCTGACTCGTGCCCTGGATGGCTGGGATGACCTGGATTCACTCTTGCAGCGCTGGCCGACCCTGACGGCGGCGCAGCGCACCACCGTCCTGAACGCCTGTGGCCAGTTGGCGCGGCGCCTGCATTCCAAGCATCAGGTGCACGGTTGCTTCTATCCCAAGCACATCTTTCTGCAAGCCACCGACGGCGGCTATCAGGCGCAATTGATCGACCTGGAAAAGACTCGGCCGTTGCTGTTCGGCCAACGCGATCGGATCAAGGACCTGGAGCCTTTGCTGCGCCGCGCCTCGATCTGGAGTCACGACGATGTGCGCCAATTGCTGTCCTCCTACCTGGATCAACCACTCGAAAGTGGTCTGGTCGACAGCTGGATGAACCGCCTGACCGCCCGGCGCAGCCATAAGGAAGCCCGTTGA
- a CDS encoding lipopolysaccharide kinase InaA family protein — MHLSELKNVGRNPSLPLSLELADAAGPAQLQLLSLLRVLPGQRYVGAGIWRGRPVLAKLLVGSKAARHFQRELQGVRLLADQGLTTPLLLADGLKEGEGGWLLFELLEGAESLGDAWKQVEPLPLLADEQTAVLAEALGAIAQLHGKGLWQEDLHLDNLLRHAGKLYLIDGAGIRVETPGQPLSRQKVLENLGVFFAQLPKALEPFNEELLVYYLLGNAEHALPMEALQKQIDKVHAWRLKDFLEKVGRECSLFSVQRGAFGLRAIRRDEEAAMTPVLEQADALLERGHLYKTGGAASVGKVEVDGRPLVIKRYNIKNFAHWLKRFWRPSRAWHSWREGHRLAFLGIATPKPLALLEKRFLWLRRGAYLVTEYLPGPDIIERFGPYVENGDAPEPELLALDRLFADLIRERISHGDLKGHNLFWQHDRWALIDLDSMCQHRTHASYAPAYARDRARFMRNWPEDSALYRVIDQRVPKTVDSA, encoded by the coding sequence ATGCATTTGTCCGAATTGAAGAACGTCGGCCGCAACCCCAGCCTGCCCTTGAGCCTGGAACTGGCCGATGCCGCCGGCCCGGCGCAATTGCAGCTGCTTTCGCTGTTGCGGGTGTTGCCGGGGCAGCGTTACGTCGGTGCGGGCATCTGGCGCGGGCGGCCGGTGTTGGCCAAATTGTTGGTGGGCAGCAAGGCCGCCCGGCATTTTCAGCGGGAACTGCAAGGCGTGCGCCTGCTGGCGGACCAAGGCCTGACCACGCCGCTGTTGCTGGCTGATGGCCTGAAAGAAGGTGAAGGTGGCTGGTTGTTGTTCGAGTTGCTCGAGGGCGCCGAGAGCCTGGGTGATGCCTGGAAACAGGTCGAGCCTCTGCCATTGCTGGCCGACGAGCAAACCGCGGTGCTGGCCGAAGCCCTGGGTGCCATCGCGCAATTGCATGGCAAAGGCCTGTGGCAAGAAGACCTGCACCTGGACAATCTGCTGCGCCACGCCGGCAAGCTCTACTTGATCGACGGCGCCGGCATTCGCGTCGAAACCCCGGGCCAGCCGTTGTCACGGCAAAAGGTATTGGAGAACCTGGGTGTGTTTTTCGCCCAGTTGCCCAAAGCCCTTGAGCCGTTCAATGAGGAACTGTTGGTGTACTACCTGTTGGGCAACGCTGAACACGCTTTGCCCATGGAGGCGCTGCAAAAACAGATCGACAAGGTCCACGCCTGGCGCCTGAAGGACTTCCTGGAAAAGGTTGGGCGCGAGTGCAGCCTGTTCAGCGTGCAGCGCGGGGCGTTCGGCTTGCGGGCGATCCGGCGTGATGAGGAGGCGGCCATGACGCCGGTGCTGGAACAGGCGGATGCCTTGCTTGAGCGGGGGCACCTGTACAAGACCGGTGGCGCGGCGAGCGTCGGTAAAGTTGAAGTGGACGGCCGTCCCCTGGTGATAAAGCGCTACAACATCAAGAATTTCGCCCACTGGCTCAAGCGCTTCTGGCGCCCGAGCCGTGCCTGGCATTCCTGGCGCGAAGGCCATCGCCTGGCCTTCCTCGGCATCGCCACGCCCAAGCCGCTGGCATTGCTGGAAAAGCGTTTCCTGTGGCTGCGTCGCGGTGCGTACCTGGTGACCGAATACCTGCCTGGGCCCGACATCATCGAGCGCTTCGGCCCCTATGTGGAAAACGGTGACGCTCCCGAGCCCGAATTGCTGGCGCTGGACCGGCTGTTCGCCGACCTGATCCGCGAGCGCATCAGCCACGGCGACCTCAAGGGCCACAACCTGTTCTGGCAGCACGACCGCTGGGCGCTGATCGACCTGGACTCCATGTGCCAGCACCGCACCCACGCCAGCTACGCCCCGGCCTACGCCCGGGATCGCGCGCGGTTCATGCGCAATTGGCCTGAGGACAGTGCGTTGTATCGGGTGATTGATCAGCGGGTGCCCAAAACAGTCGATAGCGCTTGA
- a CDS encoding carbamoyltransferase, which translates to MALTILGLSGALSHDPSAALYIDGKLIAAAEEERFVRDKHAKNRMPYESAKFCLEQAGIKPSDVDVVAIPFAPISLFGEARWHYAKRYWYAPDRALDAILMGNRRYKRYRRKIVWCLEQLGFDPKKIKIEPVEHHLAHASSAYHCSGFQEKTAILGIDGKGEYATTFFGYGENGKIHKIKEFFDPDSLGGLYGAITEFLGFEMLDGEFKVMGMAPYGDATKYDFSRLASFENGELVINTDYANVIGLRRYKEKGKGFYFSPKLIEWLGPKREGDIADEPYIHYAASMQALFEKLALQMIDHYLGDVLKETGKLAFAGGCALNVKLNQKIIARDDVKELFVQPASGDAGTAVGAAAYVSHARGVPVEKMEHVYLGPAYSNEDVIAACARHPSKPAWRKIENTPERIAKIMVDGNPVAWFQGRMEFGPRALGGRSIIGCPSASGVADRINEQIKFRERWRPFCPSMLDTVAPQMIKVDHPAPFMTFTFEVAEEWKTRVPEVVHEDGTSRAQVLKREYNPRYYDMMKALEVLTGNGVSLNTSLNRRGEPMICSPTDALNMFFGSDLQYLIMEDILVVKDGVDAYDTLG; encoded by the coding sequence GTGGCATTGACGATTCTTGGCCTGTCCGGCGCCCTTAGCCATGATCCTTCCGCAGCGCTGTACATAGACGGCAAGCTGATCGCGGCGGCGGAGGAAGAGCGCTTCGTACGCGATAAACATGCAAAGAACCGCATGCCCTATGAGTCGGCGAAGTTCTGCCTGGAGCAGGCCGGCATCAAGCCGTCCGACGTCGACGTGGTGGCGATCCCGTTCGCCCCGATCAGCCTGTTCGGTGAAGCGCGCTGGCATTACGCCAAACGTTACTGGTACGCCCCGGACCGCGCTCTTGACGCGATCCTGATGGGCAACCGTCGCTACAAGCGCTATCGCCGCAAGATCGTCTGGTGCCTGGAGCAACTGGGCTTCGATCCGAAGAAAATCAAGATCGAGCCGGTCGAGCACCACCTGGCTCACGCCTCCAGTGCCTACCACTGCTCGGGCTTCCAGGAGAAAACCGCGATCCTGGGCATCGACGGCAAGGGCGAATACGCCACGACCTTCTTTGGCTATGGCGAAAACGGCAAGATCCACAAGATCAAGGAGTTCTTCGATCCGGACTCCCTGGGTGGCCTGTACGGCGCGATCACCGAGTTCCTGGGCTTTGAAATGCTCGACGGCGAGTTCAAGGTCATGGGCATGGCGCCCTACGGCGATGCCACCAAGTACGATTTCTCACGCCTGGCCTCGTTCGAAAACGGCGAGCTGGTGATCAATACCGACTACGCCAACGTGATCGGCCTGCGTCGCTATAAAGAGAAGGGCAAGGGCTTCTACTTCTCGCCGAAGCTGATCGAATGGCTCGGCCCGAAACGCGAAGGCGACATCGCCGACGAGCCGTACATCCACTACGCGGCCAGCATGCAGGCGCTGTTCGAGAAGCTCGCGCTGCAAATGATCGACCACTACCTGGGCGACGTGCTCAAGGAAACCGGCAAGCTGGCCTTCGCCGGCGGCTGCGCCTTGAACGTCAAGCTGAACCAGAAAATCATTGCCCGTGATGACGTCAAGGAACTGTTCGTGCAACCGGCGTCCGGCGACGCCGGCACTGCGGTGGGCGCGGCGGCTTATGTGTCCCACGCCCGTGGCGTGCCAGTGGAGAAGATGGAACACGTCTACCTCGGCCCGGCCTACAGCAACGAAGACGTGATTGCAGCCTGCGCCCGTCATCCGAGCAAGCCGGCGTGGCGCAAGATCGAAAACACCCCCGAGCGCATTGCCAAGATCATGGTCGACGGCAACCCGGTGGCCTGGTTCCAGGGGCGCATGGAGTTTGGCCCGCGGGCCTTGGGTGGTCGCTCGATCATCGGTTGCCCGAGCGCCAGCGGCGTGGCCGATCGCATCAACGAACAGATCAAGTTCCGCGAGCGCTGGAGGCCTTTCTGCCCGTCCATGCTCGACACCGTTGCGCCGCAGATGATCAAGGTCGATCACCCGGCGCCGTTCATGACCTTCACCTTCGAAGTGGCTGAAGAGTGGAAGACCCGCGTGCCGGAAGTCGTCCATGAAGACGGTACTTCCCGGGCCCAGGTGCTCAAGCGTGAGTACAACCCGCGTTACTACGACATGATGAAGGCCCTGGAAGTCCTGACCGGCAACGGTGTGTCCTTGAACACCTCGCTCAACCGTCGTGGCGAACCGATGATCTGCTCGCCGACCGACGCGCTGAATATGTTTTTTGGTTCCGACCTGCAGTATTTGATCATGGAAGACATCCTGGTGGTCAAAGACGGCGTGGATGCTTATGACACGCTCGGCTGA
- a CDS encoding glycosyltransferase, protein MTRSAERHVLQFCHGYDGPFLDCARQYASLFAGTGYRVTTVFLTGVADAQVAASCASDEVLFMEYSSSAIRGLKLGAISDLRKIAASRNFSFCIAHRFKPIYIALLGTGLPVIGVHHAFDDYQRSSRRLFVHVFRKRLSLLGVSDAVRDDMRRCLPKWPVTRIQTLYNRIDLDAVQASLVSRDVARHTLGLDSDAWIVGNVGRLHPDKDQATLLRGFAEALAYLPANSQLAILGTGRLEQDLREQALELGIADRVLLLGQVPDARRYFRAFDVFALSSDHEPFGMVLLEAMAAGVPLLATACGGAKEVVEGVGILFPQGDAEHMAQALRHLAAMDDLQRRQCAELMLDRLRERFSDRAVREAFWRLPQVIELAPRA, encoded by the coding sequence ATGACACGCTCGGCTGAGCGACATGTGCTGCAGTTCTGCCACGGTTATGACGGGCCGTTCCTGGACTGTGCCCGTCAATACGCCAGCCTGTTCGCGGGTACTGGCTACCGTGTGACCACGGTGTTTCTCACCGGGGTGGCGGATGCGCAAGTCGCAGCCAGTTGTGCCTCGGACGAGGTGCTGTTCATGGAATACAGCTCCAGTGCCATACGTGGCCTGAAGCTGGGCGCCATCAGTGATCTGCGCAAGATCGCCGCTTCGCGCAATTTCAGTTTTTGTATCGCCCACCGCTTCAAGCCGATCTATATCGCCTTGCTTGGCACTGGCCTGCCGGTGATCGGCGTGCATCATGCTTTTGATGACTACCAACGAAGCTCCCGTCGACTGTTCGTCCATGTGTTTCGCAAGCGCCTGAGCTTGCTCGGGGTTTCCGATGCGGTACGTGACGACATGCGTCGCTGCCTGCCGAAATGGCCAGTCACCCGGATACAGACCCTCTACAACCGTATCGACCTGGATGCCGTGCAGGCCAGCCTCGTCTCCCGGGACGTGGCGCGGCACACCCTGGGGTTGGATTCGGATGCCTGGATCGTCGGCAACGTCGGTCGCCTGCACCCGGACAAGGACCAGGCCACACTGTTGCGCGGGTTTGCCGAGGCGCTGGCGTATCTGCCGGCTAACAGCCAACTGGCGATTCTCGGCACGGGCCGTCTGGAACAGGACCTTCGAGAGCAGGCACTGGAGTTGGGCATTGCCGACCGCGTGTTGCTCCTCGGCCAAGTGCCCGATGCGCGCCGCTACTTTCGCGCCTTTGATGTGTTTGCCCTGAGTTCCGACCACGAGCCGTTCGGCATGGTCCTGCTTGAAGCCATGGCCGCCGGCGTACCGCTGCTGGCGACGGCCTGCGGTGGGGCGAAGGAAGTAGTCGAAGGCGTGGGCATCCTGTTTCCGCAGGGCGACGCCGAGCACATGGCACAGGCGCTACGTCACCTGGCGGCCATGGACGATTTGCAGCGTCGCCAATGCGCCGAGCTGATGCTCGACCGCCTGCGCGAACGCTTCTCGGATCGCGCCGTACGCGAGGCATTCTGGCGTTTGCCTCAAGTTATCGAACTGGCGCCGAGGGCCTGA
- a CDS encoding antimicrobial resistance protein Mig-14 has protein sequence MLNRFQGWRERGWTAVDASIYAQAWQRFGGSVATHPAVVERLAALAGIPVRYLAFEQGGELKAAIPTWGRDLALSKDVLKRSGKKGLFDLGNAELILPAAPDALAPLRHRGRYLSALNEGRFSGLKLQQEQLAMARTPEELSKKFRYNQRRELRLLEEAGGLVRPVGEFSSAELASIYCDLFLRRWGFAATGAERMGEVIELLREWLIGSVIFLNDAPIAIQLVYRVEAPEWISVEYINGGVDPQTREFSPGSVLSFLNTQSAWEQARAAGKPLRFSFGRADREYKDRWCNPVPVFTV, from the coding sequence ATGCTCAACCGATTCCAAGGCTGGCGTGAACGCGGCTGGACAGCCGTAGATGCGTCGATTTATGCCCAGGCCTGGCAGCGTTTTGGTGGCAGTGTCGCCACTCACCCGGCAGTGGTCGAGCGTCTGGCGGCCCTGGCCGGGATTCCCGTGCGGTACTTGGCATTTGAACAGGGGGGCGAGCTCAAGGCGGCGATCCCAACCTGGGGGCGCGACCTGGCGCTGTCCAAAGACGTGCTCAAGCGCAGTGGTAAAAAAGGCTTGTTCGACCTGGGCAATGCCGAACTGATTCTGCCGGCCGCGCCCGATGCACTGGCACCGTTGCGTCATCGCGGGCGTTACCTGTCGGCCCTCAACGAGGGACGTTTCAGTGGCTTGAAGTTGCAGCAGGAGCAACTGGCCATGGCCCGCACGCCGGAAGAACTGTCCAAGAAGTTTCGCTACAACCAGCGCCGTGAGCTACGGTTGCTGGAAGAGGCGGGCGGGCTGGTGCGACCGGTCGGCGAGTTTTCCAGCGCGGAACTGGCCTCGATCTACTGCGACCTGTTCCTGCGCCGTTGGGGCTTTGCGGCCACCGGTGCCGAGCGCATGGGCGAGGTGATCGAGCTGCTGCGCGAATGGCTGATCGGTTCGGTGATCTTTCTCAACGATGCGCCGATTGCCATTCAACTGGTGTATCGGGTCGAAGCGCCCGAGTGGATCAGCGTCGAGTACATCAACGGCGGCGTCGATCCGCAGACCCGCGAATTCAGCCCTGGTAGCGTATTGAGCTTTCTCAACACCCAAAGCGCCTGGGAGCAGGCCCGTGCCGCCGGCAAACCGTTGCGTTTTTCCTTCGGTCGGGCGGACCGGGAGTACAAGGACCGTTGGTGCAACCCCGTGCCGGTGTTTACCGTATGA
- a CDS encoding PIG-L deacetylase family protein, with product MSRKQQLLKRHRRNKRMGLLFALVVLVMLGVAVAWWLPLVLAVLGWVAHEAWFADHLFYSPKDDYQYSFPPFTQQPKVHLHAGRLRLDEGVMVDDGATLILALRVKSTWLGRFIDPLVELSGGEHLDRQTFERGVNGLRYLNLSEQGDVLSRGDLHLRGRFCRLLGEPMLWSFAPVEVQRQRVMVIAPHADDAELAAYGLYSQADEAWIVTLTAGEIEAEHYRRMGLDGVEAARLKGRLRAWDSIAVPRWAGVPEAHCVQLGYFCLQLAAMQAAPSQPQGSREADLSDTRLFRQMNPFALPGDVDGAPTWNNLLADLRELLLKARPEVIVLPHPTLDPHPDHVCAHRAVMQALAGLEWQPTTLLGYANHLHDNDRWPMGDAGEGVALPPVFDPDRSMHPLSLPLSLTIQRDKAMALGMMHDLQPPAPLKRRLRRLIQCLMTSRVRSVYGENDFFRKAVRRHELLWQLKPSEAQIKHK from the coding sequence GTGAGTCGCAAGCAACAGTTGCTCAAGCGTCACCGTCGCAACAAGCGCATGGGGCTGTTGTTCGCCCTCGTTGTGCTGGTCATGCTGGGTGTCGCGGTGGCCTGGTGGCTGCCCCTGGTGCTTGCGGTCCTGGGCTGGGTCGCCCACGAGGCGTGGTTCGCCGATCATCTGTTCTATTCGCCCAAGGACGACTATCAATACAGCTTCCCGCCGTTCACTCAGCAACCCAAGGTGCATTTGCATGCCGGGCGACTGCGATTGGACGAAGGCGTGATGGTGGACGATGGCGCTACGCTGATCCTCGCGCTGCGGGTCAAAAGTACCTGGCTAGGGCGTTTCATCGATCCACTCGTCGAGTTGTCGGGCGGTGAACATCTGGATCGACAAACTTTCGAGCGTGGCGTCAACGGCCTGCGCTATCTCAATCTCAGCGAGCAGGGCGACGTGCTGTCCCGGGGTGACCTGCACCTGCGCGGGCGCTTCTGTCGCTTGCTGGGCGAGCCGATGCTTTGGTCGTTCGCGCCCGTGGAGGTGCAGCGTCAGCGGGTGATGGTCATCGCACCCCATGCCGACGATGCGGAGCTGGCCGCCTACGGGTTATACAGCCAGGCCGATGAAGCCTGGATCGTGACGTTGACGGCGGGTGAAATTGAAGCCGAGCATTATCGGCGGATGGGCCTGGACGGCGTCGAAGCCGCGCGGCTCAAGGGGCGTTTGCGAGCGTGGGACAGTATCGCCGTGCCACGCTGGGCTGGGGTACCTGAAGCCCATTGTGTTCAGCTGGGGTACTTCTGCCTGCAATTGGCTGCCATGCAAGCCGCGCCCAGCCAGCCACAGGGTTCTCGCGAGGCGGACCTGAGCGATACCCGGCTGTTTCGCCAGATGAATCCGTTTGCCCTGCCCGGTGACGTCGACGGTGCGCCGACCTGGAACAACCTGCTGGCAGACCTGCGCGAGCTGCTGCTCAAGGCGCGCCCCGAGGTGATTGTCCTGCCGCACCCGACGCTTGACCCGCACCCCGATCATGTCTGTGCACATCGCGCAGTCATGCAAGCTCTCGCGGGCCTGGAGTGGCAGCCCACCACGCTGCTGGGTTATGCCAATCACCTACACGACAATGACCGCTGGCCCATGGGCGATGCGGGAGAGGGTGTCGCGTTGCCACCGGTTTTCGATCCGGATCGGTCGATGCACCCTCTGAGCCTGCCACTGTCGTTGACGATCCAGCGGGACAAGGCCATGGCGCTGGGGATGATGCATGATCTGCAACCGCCTGCGCCATTGAAGCGGCGGTTGAGGCGATTGATACAGTGCCTTATGACCAGTAGAGTGAGGTCCGTCTACGGCGAGAACGATTTTTTCCGCAAGGCAGTCAGGCGGCACGAACTTCTCTGGCAATTGAAACCTTCTGAAGCACAAATAAAACATAAATGA
- a CDS encoding DUF6625 family protein, protein MINPCPRILFVIPYFGRWPFWMPLFLESCRRNADIDWLLFSDCGVPENLPPNVTVETTTFEAYCQLVSQRLGIDFKPTQAYKLCDIKPALGYIHADRLEGYDFWAFGDIDLVYGDLRQYFTAERLARYDLFSTHERRVAGHLCLMRNTARTREVFKLIKNWKDRFTDDQHHALDEGAFSRIFMWRKNFPEPLFSLVGKFNPWRRRSEFTEAFSTPGGCIKWHDGSENFPLRWYWRNGCLTNDRDGERAFPYFHFVCWKRNDWSALPEPDPAWIQRLATTPAWMIDAAGFHQGEL, encoded by the coding sequence GTGATCAATCCTTGCCCGCGTATTCTTTTTGTCATTCCCTATTTCGGACGTTGGCCTTTCTGGATGCCGTTGTTTCTCGAAAGCTGTCGGCGTAACGCCGATATCGATTGGCTGTTATTCAGTGATTGTGGCGTACCGGAAAATCTCCCGCCTAACGTGACTGTCGAAACCACGACGTTCGAAGCCTATTGCCAGCTGGTTTCCCAGCGGCTGGGCATCGATTTCAAGCCAACCCAGGCCTACAAGCTGTGTGATATCAAACCTGCCCTAGGGTACATTCATGCCGACCGTCTCGAAGGCTACGATTTTTGGGCCTTTGGCGATATTGACCTGGTGTATGGCGATCTTCGGCAATATTTCACCGCCGAACGCCTGGCCCGTTATGACTTGTTTTCAACCCACGAACGACGTGTCGCCGGGCATTTGTGCTTGATGCGCAACACCGCGCGCACGCGTGAAGTGTTCAAGCTGATCAAGAACTGGAAAGATCGATTTACCGACGATCAGCATCACGCCCTGGACGAAGGGGCGTTCAGCCGTATTTTCATGTGGCGCAAGAATTTTCCAGAACCGCTGTTTTCCCTGGTTGGAAAATTCAATCCGTGGCGTCGACGCAGCGAGTTCACCGAAGCGTTCAGCACGCCGGGCGGTTGCATAAAGTGGCATGACGGTTCGGAGAACTTCCCCCTTCGCTGGTACTGGCGCAATGGCTGCCTGACCAATGATCGGGATGGAGAGCGTGCTTTTCCGTATTTCCATTTTGTCTGTTGGAAGCGCAACGACTGGTCGGCATTGCCTGAGCCAGATCCTGCCTGGATACAACGGCTGGCGACGACGCCTGCCTGGATGATCGATGCGGCAGGTTTCCACCAAGGAGAGTTATGA